A segment of the Chloroflexota bacterium genome:
GTTCAATGTAGCTGGTTTCCCCTCCCAGATTATGGAGACGGCGTTGATTTCCGCCCACTTGGTATTGCCTTCTTTATCGATAATCCTGAAGGGATAGATTTGAGGAAATACCTCACCTTGCAGCCTTCTCAGATATCGGTCAACCACCATATCCCGGTCATCGGGGTGTATAATATCGGCAAAAGGTACAGAGGCCAGTTCCTTTATTGAATAGCCGCTCAGTTCAGCAGTCTTGGGATTGGCGAACTTAAGTATACCGTCTTGAGCCACAATAATCGCCTCGTTCGCGTTTTCTACCAAAATGCGATATCTCTCTTCTGATTCCTGCAGCGTTGCCTCCGCTAATTTGCGCTCGGTGATGTCTTTAACTATTGCAAAGTAACCTATTACATTCCCTTCCTTATCTTTTACCCAAGAGGGGCTCACAATCACCGGAAAGCGCTGGCCGTTTTTTCTCATGAAAGTCAATTCGACATCTGCGAAGTCGCCTGCAAGAGTATTCTGGAAAGCCCTATCTATTTCTTCGTGTTTTTCTGGTGGCCAATAGGGGTGGGGTGGTCCAACTCCAACAAGCTCATCTTTTGGAAAGCCAGTCATCTCACACATGGCGTAGTTAACATTAATGTGAACGCCGTTGCTATCCAATACAGAGACACCATCTCTCGCCGAAGTGATGAGGCTCTCTGCGAACTCCTTTGCCTCCCTTAGCTCATCCTCCATCTGCTTGCGCTCGATGGCATAGCTTATAGCACGCCATAGTGCCAGACCACTTAGCAGCCTTTTGACTAAATAGTCCTGAGCGCCATGGCGCACTGCCTCAATGCCGACTCCCTCGTCATCAAGACCGGTAAGCACCACAATGGGTATACCTTTTATCCGAGTGAATGTTTTGTGGAGCGTGTCCAGCCCTTGGCTGTCTGGAAGACCAAGGTCCAGCAAGATAACATTGGGCTGCTGTTTAGCCACACACTCCAAACCTGTTGATAGCTGACCTACAGACTGGAGTTCCCAGGAGGCATCGGGCACCCCAGCTAGCATCTCCCGTATAAGGCGGATATCTCCAGGATTGTCTTCAATCAATAGTATCTTGATGGGCTGCGTACTCTTTTTAGTCGCTGCTATCATTTTTTCACCCCTCCTGACCGCCTATGCCGACTGTAGGCTATTACTGGTAGCTCAATAATTAGATTGGCTCCTTTACCCGGCTCGCTTTCAGCCCATATCTTGCCTTTGTGCTCGGTTATTATACCGTAACAGGCACTCAAGCCGAGTCCTGTTCCTTGACCCACCTCTCTGGTGGTAAAGAAGGGGTCGAATACGCGCTCCAGGTTTTTCTTAGGTATGCCCGGACCATTGTCTTTGAAGGATATACGGATGACATTATCTGCGTGCCCTGTTTTAATTAACAGTTTTCCACTATCACGGGCTGATTGCATTGCTGACTGGGCATTCATAATTAAGTTGAGAAATACCTGCTGGAGTTGACCTGGGTCGGCGATGGTCATGGGTAAGTCACCAGCAAGCTGTAGGCTAACTTTTATATTGTTGGCTGCCAGGGCATAGGCTTGTAGGTCGAGTGAGTTACGTATAAGTTCGTTAATATTGACGTATCTTTGCTCCGGTCTGGTCTGACGGGCGAAGGCGAGCAGTTTTTTTACAATGCCGGCTACCCGTTGAGCGCCTTCATTGATAATCTCTATATCGTGCCTAATATCCTCAGGTATATCTTCTCTGGCTAAAAGCAACTGCGCATAGCCGATAACGCCGGTCAGTGGGTTATTTATCTCATGGGCAACGCCAGAAGCCAGCTCGCCGATAGAAGCCAGGCGACTGGCAAGCTGAGCCTTCTGCTCGATTTTCCCTTTTTCCACTTCCATGCGTTTGCGCTCAATGGCGTAGCGCATAACGCGCCGCAGCAGCCTGACGTTTATATCGTCTTTTAATAGATAATCCTGAGCGCCCTTATGTACTGCCTCGCTGGCAATCGCCTCATCATCGAGTCCGGTAA
Coding sequences within it:
- a CDS encoding response regulator, whose protein sequence is MSHKPRKILLIEDNTGDVRLIREMLAEMPDASWELESVGQLSTGLECVAKQQPDIILLDLGLPDSQGLETLDKICSKTTTVPIVVLTGLDDEAIASEAVHKGAQDYLLKDDINVRLLRRVMRYAIERKRMEVEKGKIEQKAQLASRLASIGELASGVAHEINNPLTGVIGYAQLLLAREDIPEDIRHDIEIINEGAQRVAGIVKKLLAFARQTRPEQRYVNINELIRNSLDLQAYALAANNIKVSLQLAGDLPMTIADPGQLQQVFLNLIMNAQSAMQSARDSGKLLIKTGHADNVIRISFKDNGPGIPKKNLERVFDPFFTTREVGQGTGLGLSACYGIITEHKGKIWAESEPGKGANLIIELPVIAYSRHRRSGGVKK